The following are encoded together in the Pseudomonas sediminis genome:
- a CDS encoding translation initiation factor Sui1, giving the protein MVKKASSFSALGGLVYSTDGGRHCPDCNQAVDACICKQMRIPDGDGIARVRRETKGRGGKTVTTVSGVPLAEEPLKELASALKKRCGTGGALKDGVIEIQGDHVELLLAELSKRGFTAKKSGG; this is encoded by the coding sequence GTGGTCAAGAAAGCCTCTTCATTCTCCGCCCTGGGCGGTCTCGTCTATTCCACCGATGGTGGTCGCCATTGCCCGGATTGCAACCAGGCGGTGGATGCCTGCATCTGCAAACAGATGCGCATTCCCGATGGCGACGGTATTGCCCGTGTGCGTCGTGAGACCAAGGGCCGTGGCGGCAAGACCGTCACCACCGTCAGTGGTGTGCCGTTGGCCGAAGAGCCGCTCAAGGAGCTGGCCAGCGCGCTGAAGAAGCGTTGTGGCACCGGCGGCGCGCTCAAGGATGGGGTGATCGAGATCCAGGGTGATCACGTCGAGCTGTTGTTGGCCGAGCTGAGTAAGCGCGGGTTTACCGCGAAGAAGTCCGGCGGCTGA